In the Oryza glaberrima chromosome 6, OglaRS2, whole genome shotgun sequence genome, one interval contains:
- the LOC127775484 gene encoding putative GDP-L-fucose synthase 2, whose product MPSQQRSSSGSTAKAGDADGDGDAAAVSFLGDKSAKVFIAGHRGMVGSAVHRKLDALGFTNVVVRTRAELDLACQAAVEAFFAAELPRYVILAAAKVGGVHASSAAPAEYLTENLRITVNVVDAARRCGSVRKLLLLASSTIYPADAPQPTPESALLSGPPAPGSEWYAIPKIAGIKMCQAVRAEYGMDAIAAAPNNLYGPRHPFPPEQSHVIPALIRRFHRAKLAGAGEVAVWGSGAAAREFTHVDDVAEALVVLMERYSGEEHVNVGSGEEVTVRELAEAVRGVVGYEGVVAWDAARPEGVARRVVDSGRMRKLGWEPRVALRDGIQDLYRFYLRHECGGQAHHA is encoded by the coding sequence ATGCCTTCTCAGCAGCGCAGCAGCAGTGGTAGCACTGCGAAGGCCGGGGAcgccgatggcgacggcgacgccgccgccgtatccTTCCTCGGCGACAAGTCGGCGAAGGTCTtcatcgccggccaccgcggcaTGGTCGGCTCGGCGGTGCACCGCAAGCTGGACGCGCTGGGGTTCACCAACGTCGTGGTCAGGACTCGCGCCGAGCTCGACCTGGCGTGCCAGGCCGCCGTGGAGGCGTTCTTCGCCGCCGAGCTGCCGCGGTACGTGatcctggcggcggcgaaggtcggcggcgtccacgcgagctccgccgcgccggcggagtACCTGACGGAGAACCTCCGCATCACCGTCaacgtcgtcgacgccgcccgccgctgcggcTCGGTGCGCaagctgctcctcctcgccagCTCGACCATCTACCCAGCGGACGCGCCGCAGCCGACGCCGGAGTCGGCGCTCCTCTCcggcccgccggcgccggggagcgAGTGGTACGCCATCCCGAAGATCGCCGGGATCAAGATGTGCCAGGCGGTACGCGCCGAGTACGGCATGGACGccatcgcggcggcgccgaacaACCTGTACGGCCCTCGCCACCCGTTCCCGCCGGAGCAGTCCCACGTGATCCCGGCGCTGATCCGGCGGTTCCACCGCGCGAAGCTggcgggcgccggcgaggtggcggtgtgggggagcggcgcggcggcgcgggagttCACGCACGTGGACGACGTCGCGGAGGCGTTGGTGGTGCTGATGGAGCGGTACTCCGGGGAGGAGCACGTGAACGTGGGGAGCGGGGAGGAGGTGACGGTGAGGGAGCTCGCGGAGGCGGTGAGGGGGGTGGTCGGGTACGAGGGGGTGGTGGCGTGGGACGCGGCGCGACCGGAGGGGGTGGCGCGGCGGGTGGTGGACAGCGGGAGGATGAGGAAGCTGGGATGGGAGCCGAGGGTGGCGCTGCGCGACGGCATCCAGGACCTCTACCGCTTCTACCTGCGTCACGAGTGCGGCGGCCAAGCTCATCATGCATAG